The DNA segment GCTCTGGCCATGCTGGACCTAAATCAAAGCAAACAACAGCCCTTCTTTAATCCTGAGGTGAGGCTGCCCTTTGGATCCAGCCTTAGagtcaggaggcagcaggacgGGCTGTGTGGAGAGCAGTGATTTCCCATTGCCACACTAGAGTGCACTCCTGCCTCAGCCAACACCAGCGAACCCAACCTGTGTTTCACTCCCTTCTCccacccccaaaaccaggaATCTGGAGAACACATTTCCACCTACGGCTGCATTTAAATCCAGTCTTGCTACAGCAGGTCAAGATAGTGCATAAATCTTCATGAATTTGTTTATATCAGATACTACTGTATCAGAATCACTGTGACAGCCCAACTCACTTCCCATTGCCCATCTCatgccagtccctgcccctggtGTTTGCTGGGCTGGTCTTTTACTACAcctacatttattttcaattagtttttaaaacagttccattttaaatgtaaaaaaaccaaaagaaaccaaaacagagaCAGGAGATTAATTACCTGCTAAAGTGAGCTTCCGAAAGTTTCACAAACCTGCCTCACTCCTGTAACACCCAAATATTTAAAGCTTGTTCTTTAATTCCTCATTTTTCTCAAGCGAGGCAGAGAATAGAACCAGCCTTAAAGGGACAGACTGTCCTGCTCCCGAGTTCCACTGTTATCACACCAACTACCTGGATAGTCAGTCCAGGCAGATCTCCAGATCCAGGTGCTGTTTCATCAGGATTCTTACACCAGCAAGGTTCTCCTCCTAAATGAATTACCTGCTGCAATGCTATGATGCATTTCCACCTGCCATATTGCACTGAAAAATTGAGGCTATTTGTCTTCTAGGTCCACAAGGCAGAACAGGAAACCCTGGCAAGCCAGGACCAAAGGGGAAAGCAGGAGCTATTGGCAAGGCAGGCCCACGAGGGCCCAAGGGTTTAAAGGGTAATCCTGGGAAAAACGGGGCACCAGGAAAGAAGGGGCCCAAAGGGAACAAGGGCGAGATTGGGATGCCAGGACCCTGCACCTGTAATGGCAACAAAGCCAAATCTGCCTTCTCCGTGGCAGTCTCCAAGAGCTACCCAAGGGAAAGGCTGCCCATCAAATTTGACAGGATCCTGATGAATGAGGGAGGACATTATAATGCTTCCAGTGGGAAATTTGTGTGCAGCATCCCAGGTATTTACTACTTCACTTATGACATCACTTTGGCCAACAAACATTTGGCCATTGGCTTGGTCCACAACGGGCAGTACCGGATCAAGACTTTCGATGCCAACACTGGGAACCACGATGTTGCCTCTGGATCAACCATCCTTTCCCTGAAGCAGGAGGATGAGGTATGGCTGCAAATCTTTTACTCAGAACAAAACGGGCTCTTCTATGATCCCTACTGGACAGACAGCTTATTTACTGGATTCCTGATATATCCCG comes from the Pithys albifrons albifrons isolate INPA30051 chromosome 15, PitAlb_v1, whole genome shotgun sequence genome and includes:
- the C1QTNF2 gene encoding complement C1q tumor necrosis factor-related protein 2, with translation MISAVLLLWTVPCVANHILGGFAKRELEDGAQLACSLPGPPGPPGPPGVPGTPGTVGRMGFPGKDGKDGQDGDKGEHGDEGPQGRTGNPGKPGPKGKAGAIGKAGPRGPKGLKGNPGKNGAPGKKGPKGNKGEIGMPGPCTCNGNKAKSAFSVAVSKSYPRERLPIKFDRILMNEGGHYNASSGKFVCSIPGIYYFTYDITLANKHLAIGLVHNGQYRIKTFDANTGNHDVASGSTILSLKQEDEVWLQIFYSEQNGLFYDPYWTDSLFTGFLIYPDQDYLNEI